The Vibrio rhizosphaerae genome includes a region encoding these proteins:
- a CDS encoding phosphatase, translating to MDIVVDTHTHTYASGHAYSTLLENVRTAKANGLKILCTTDHAERMPGAPHPWFFANQRVIPRFLDEIAIMRGVEANILNTQGEIDIQPPVLAQLDWVIGSFHEPVFAPVDKNTHTEALLSVIERGEVDALGHLGNPRYDFDFDAVIQCAAAHHVAIEINNSTLLGHSRVGSVERCYEIGRLAKLYGAPITTGSDAHFCHAVGELSLARELIEKLQIPSEQVITHSARQFLQFLALRGREAIAEFDAIQ from the coding sequence TGGAAAATGTGCGTACTGCGAAAGCGAATGGGTTAAAAATTTTATGTACCACCGATCATGCTGAACGGATGCCGGGCGCGCCTCATCCGTGGTTTTTTGCCAATCAGAGAGTCATTCCAAGATTTTTAGATGAGATCGCTATCATGCGCGGCGTGGAAGCCAATATTTTAAATACGCAAGGTGAGATTGATATACAGCCGCCGGTGCTGGCTCAACTGGACTGGGTGATTGGCAGCTTTCATGAGCCGGTGTTTGCGCCGGTTGATAAAAACACACATACCGAAGCATTACTGAGTGTGATTGAACGGGGTGAAGTGGACGCTTTAGGCCACTTGGGGAATCCCAGATATGATTTCGACTTTGATGCGGTGATCCAGTGTGCCGCGGCGCATCATGTCGCGATAGAGATTAATAACAGTACTTTACTGGGGCATAGCCGGGTGGGCAGTGTGGAACGATGTTACGAGATCGGGCGACTGGCCAAGTTATATGGTGCACCGATTACGACGGGAAGTGATGCACATTTCTGCCATGCCGTCGGTGAGTTGAGCCTCGCCCGGGAACTGATTGAAAAACTACAGATCCCCTCAGAGCAGGTGATTACGCACAGTGCCCGCCAGTTTTTGCAGTTTTTGGCATTGCGTGGGCGTGAGGCGATTGCGGAATTTGATGCAATACAGTAA
- a CDS encoding cytochrome b562 yields MLKKIAVLLLVMCFSPVWASGDVHSSMRQMKKAFQEAAESSSVEEMKVAIGKFDEIVSHLNQGEYQGDRGKTMKEGFEELSVAIDQVESELDQGNLQGAKEKLKAIDSLRSEYHRKVR; encoded by the coding sequence ATGTTAAAAAAGATAGCCGTATTATTATTAGTGATGTGTTTTTCTCCGGTCTGGGCTAGTGGTGACGTTCATTCATCGATGCGACAGATGAAAAAAGCTTTCCAAGAAGCCGCTGAGTCTTCCAGTGTTGAAGAGATGAAAGTCGCCATCGGTAAATTTGATGAGATTGTCAGTCATCTCAATCAAGGGGAATATCAGGGTGACAGAGGCAAAACCATGAAGGAAGGGTTTGAAGAGCTCTCAGTCGCGATCGATCAAGTTGAATCTGAACTCGACCAAGGTAACTTACAAGGTGCGAAAGAGAAGTTAAAAGCGATTGATTCACTGCGTTCAGAATATCACCGCAAAGTGAGATAA
- the nqrM gene encoding (Na+)-NQR maturation NqrM: MPYFINDTFINYTFTKNQGVLFVSDFVRTTLTLGQTPKEASVTYLLTFVVFMILILGMAIGVLFHRRSIQGSCGGLSSIGVERACNCKDVCENQEKTLYQIQEPNHDQR; encoded by the coding sequence ATGCCTTATTTTATCAACGACACTTTTATCAACTACACTTTTACTAAGAATCAAGGCGTATTGTTCGTCTCAGACTTTGTTCGTACCACGCTCACTTTAGGACAAACGCCAAAGGAGGCATCCGTGACTTACCTACTGACATTTGTTGTATTTATGATCTTAATACTCGGTATGGCGATTGGTGTACTCTTTCATCGCCGTAGTATTCAGGGAAGCTGTGGCGGGCTGTCTTCGATCGGGGTGGAACGGGCCTGTAACTGTAAGGACGTCTGTGAAAATCAGGAAAAGACGCTCTATCAAATCCAAGAGCCCAATCATGACCAGCGTTAA